ATATTCCTGAATTTTGTTCTGGTCATAATTTGGTCTTGAAGCCATTGCAAGAATATCACCATTTTTTACGTCTATAACCACTGCAGCACCATTGATAAGATTTCTATCAAGGATATTTTCCACTGCTTTTTGAATATGATAATCAAGTGTTGTTTTAATACCATATATGTTATCAGAAGAATATCTTATCTTAAGCCCAAGCCCCTTAAGATAATCATTATTATTGCCATCTTTAAAAACTGCAATAGATTCATTTCCTCCCGTAGTAAGAATTTTGTCAAAGGTTTTTTCCAAACCCATATTTTTATCACCGATATGACCTATGACATGTCTCGCAAGTGTATCAGTATCATATCTTAAAGGAATCGAAAGCATATAAACACCAACTGGTAACTTTCCTTGATATTTCCCAGTATAATCATATTTTAAGAAATCCTTTTTTGAGCAGAGTTCCTTTTTAATATCATTTATAGAATTGCCGGTAAGTTTGCTTAAAAATTTTGACACATAATCCTTATTTACAATCATTCCAGGAACTACATATATGTATTCATGTAAACTTCGGTCTGTAAAAGGAATAAGATTTCTATCAAATATCTCTCCGCGTTTTTTACCTATGTTAAAACTTTTTATCTTTTGTTGAACAGCTTTTTGCGAATATATTTCACCATTAATTATTTGTATGTAATAAAGTCTAAACAATAAAAGAAATGTAAGAAGTATCAAAACAAAAGTCAATATTTTTATCCTAAAATTCTTTTCATACATAAAAAAACTCCTTTCGGGATAAATTTATTATTCCCTGAAAAGAGTTTGTGAATACATTTTTTAATTAATTTTCTTCCTAAGCATATAATACTTTTTTACAGGTTTTTTTACAGGTATTTTAATTATCATTTGTGGATGTGGCGCAACTTCAATTTCGTTTTCATTTGCATCTTGCATATTTTCTATAATCTGTTCAAATTGTTCATCCGGACCTATAATTTCAACCGTATCTCCCTTAAATACCCTGTTCCTTTGTTCTATTGTTGCAATACCACTTTTTTCGTCATAATCTAACACAAGCCCAACAAAATTATAGTTTCTTATATACGAAGATGTGGCATAATTGTAATCTTTTGTGGTAGGTTTACCAAAGTAAAAACCTGTTGTAAAACCACGATTACTTATTTTTGTGATTTCATCCATTAACATTTCATCAAAAACATAAGAGCCATCTTTTTCAAGATAATCATCTATTGCTTTTCTATATGCTTTTGTAACAACTGCAATATAATATGAACTTTTGTTGCGCCCCTCTATTTTAAGGCTTGTAACACCCGATTTGATTATTTCGGGAATATATTTAAGCATGCAAAGGTCCTTCGAGTTCATTATATAGGTACCTCGATTATCCTCAGTAATTTCCATATATTCTCCCGGGCGTTTTTCCTCAACAAGATAATATTTCCATCTGCAGGGATGTGAACATTCACCTTTATTGGCATCACGTCCCGTAAGATAATTGCTTAAAAGACATCTGCCAGAATACGAAATACACATTGCTCCGTGTACAAATGCTTCAAGTTCAAGTGAGGGTGGTGTTTTATCTCTTATTTCTTTTATTTCTTCCAAAGAAAGTTCTCTTGCAAGGACTATTCTTTTAGCGCCAAGTTTATGCCAAAAAAGTGCACTTTTATAATTAACATTATTTGCTTGTGTGCTTATATGTATTTCCATTTTTGGTGCAATTTCTCTCACAATTGAAAAAACCCCGGGATCAGATAAAATAACAGCATCAATCCCTATATCGTTTATTTCTTCTATATACTCGGCTAAACCTTTTAAATCTTCATTATGTGGAAAAATATTTATGGTAATATATGCCTTTTTGCTATGTTTTTTTACATAATCCACTGCATATTTTATTTCATCAAGGCTTAAACCAACCGCAGCTCTTAAACCATAAGACTTCCCTCCGAAATAAACAGCATCTGCTCCATAGTTTACTGCAATTTTAAGCCTTTCCAAATCCCCTACTGGTGATAAAAGTTCAATCATTTTTAATCATTCCTTTCGCTTCGCTCAAGGCACAAAACGTAATGAAATGTACCACTTCGAGCTGATTTTGTTCTATAATTATGTCATAGGGATACCAGTAAACTACAAATCACGGGGAGGTGAGTGGTTTACTACACCTGCGTAGTAACCGCATTTTTATATGTGTAGATTGTCTTTTCAAGCACAAATAAGTGTGCCACTGAGCACGTAACCTTATCTTTGTTTAAACAATCTCGTTTAAATGCTAGACAATCAGTCAATGCTGTCTATCCCTTTGATTTTTTGAACCTATCGGTTTAGAAAGGAGTTCCCTATGGCTTTAAAAATCGTGTATAAAATCTGTTGTGGAATTGATGTTCACAAAACCTTTGTAGTTGCTTGCATCGCTTCCACAAACAAACAAGGTATTACCACCTACAAAAGCCATCTCTTTTCTACCTACACCAAAGGCTTGAAAGAGCTGTTACAATGGCTTTTGGACAATAATTGCAAGGATGTTTGCATGGAATCTACAGGCAAATACTGGATTCCAGTGTACAACGTCTTGGAAAAAGATTGTTCTATTGTACTTGCACATCCTAAGTATGTTAAGGCTATCCGTGGTAAAAAAACTGATAAGAAAGATGCAAAATGGATTGCTGACCTGTTTAAGCATGATCTTGTTGCCGGTAGCTTTATGCCCCCTGCTGATATTCGTCAGCTTCGTGACCTAATGCGCTATCGTTACAAACTAACCTGCTTTATGTCCAGTGAAAAGAACAGACTCCAAAACTGTCTCACGGTTTCTAACATCCAGTTGGGAAACGTTGTTTCGGACACTTTTGGTAAAAGTTCTAAAAGAATTATTGATAAGATTTTAGAAAATCCTCTTGATACCTCTTTTGATATTCAACCTTTAATTCATGGCTCTATGAAAAATAAAATTTCAGAATTAGAGCTCGCCGTTGATGGTTACATTACACCTGAACAGGCTGGTAAATTAAAGGTCATTAAGAGACATCTTGAAGATTTAGACGCCCGGAAAGCAGAGTTAGAAAAACTGATTCTTGCGCTCGCCAGTCCCTATCAACAAGAACTCGACCTGATTCTAACCGCTCCATCATTTAAAAATCCTTTCTCTGCAATTACTGTCATTTCAGAGATTGGTGTCAACATGGAGGCTTTTCCTTCGGCGAAACACTTATGCTCATGGGCTGGTCTTGCACCTACCAACAATGAAAGTGCAGGGAAGAAAAAGTCTGTCCGGGTTTCTAAAGCCGGATGCTATATCAAGCCACTTTTAGTACAATGTGCTAATTCTGTGGTTAAAAGTGAAAAGCATCCAGAAATCCGTAACCGCTATTTGCGCATCAAAAAGCGTCGCGGCCACAAGAAGGCAATCATTGCTATTGCAAGAATGCTTCTTACAGCATTATACAACATGTTGAAGAAGAAAGAAACATATAATGCTGAATTATATAAAAAATCTGATGCTTTTCCAGCAAAACGCGAGATTACGGTTGAGCAAGCTATACTATTAGCTCAGCTTCAAGGCTATAAAATAAAGCCAGCTATTTAGCCTTAACACTTACTTCAATATTTAATTTTTTAAAAAGTCATCAAAAAATGGCTTGTTTGCTATGCCCTTTTATTCTTATTGCAATTTATATTTTTAATTTCAACCTTACATCCCTCCTTAATGCTTAAAGACAATCCGTCCCCAATCGGTATTATTGATGTTGTAAGTTCGCTTTTATTAACAAGTGTATCAATAAAATTTCTCATTCTGTATACAATTGTCCTCCTCTTATGCTTCACACTCATTTCCCCTTCTATATATCCCTTATACAATATATTATCACATATAAGTAAGCCATCCTTATTTAAGATTCGTAAACACTCATTAAAAAATTCTTCGTAATGACCTTTAGAAGCATCTATAAATATTACATCATATTTCTTGTTTAAATTTGGAAGAACCTCTATCGCATCACCCAATATCAATTCTACTCTGTCGAGAAGGGATGCTCTTTTAAAATTATTCCTTGCCATTTCTGCCCTGTCTATATCCTTTTCTATTGTCAGCAATTTTGCATTTTTATATGAATTTAACATAATGATAGCAGAATATCCAATTGCAGTACCTATCTCAAGGATATTTAGAGGTTTTTTTATTTTAATAATTATGTTTAAAAAATTTGCTACTTCCGGTTTGATAATAGGAATATAATTTGTTTCAGCATAGAATTCTATTTCTTTTAATAATTCTTTGTTTCTATATGGTCTTAAATGTTTCATTTCAATTTCATTCATATCTTTCATCCTTAATGATTTCCTGTTTTTTTCTGTTCTTCTAAATGCTGTCTATATGTCTGACTAAACACATGTGTACCATCGTTTTTTGCAAAATAATAATAGTAGTCATTATGTTTAGGATATAATGCAGCCTCAATAGACTTCAAACCGGGATTACTTATAGGTCCTACCGGCAAGCCAAAATTTGTATAGGTATTATAAGGAGATTTAATTTCCAAATCCTTATATGACAACTTATCCTTATGAACTCCTAATGCATATTGTACTGTAGCATCTATTTGCAGTTTCATATTTTTTTTAAGTCTATTATATATAATTCCAGCAATCAAGGGTCTATCTTTTTCTACCTTAGCCTCTTTCTCAATCATCGATGCAACAATTACAACCTGATCAGGATTCATTCCAATGTTTGCAGAATTATTTCTAATATACTTTTGATATATATTATCAAACCTTGAAAGCATTAATTTTATTATGTCATGTTCATTAGTACCAATACTTATCTCATAGGTATCAGGAAAAAGATATCCTTCTAATCTATTAGGACGATTTTGAGGAATATTCTTTAAAAAATCATAATTAAATACCCCATTCTGTGCTTCCCACATAAACTTATCTTTATTTGCAAGCCCCATATCTGAAAGCCTATTAGCAATGTCTTCGACCGTAAATCCCTCCGGAATAGTAAATTTTATTGTATCAATCTGAGATTTCCCAGATTTAAGTTTATTTATTATTTCATCTGTAGTCATATTTGTACTTAAAAGATATTTCCCAGCTTTAATTTTATTTTCACAATTATTAGCTTTTACTCTTAGTATGAAAAATGATTTATTTTTTATAAGACCTTCCGAATAAAGAACTTTTGCAATATCTTGTGTTGTATAACCATCAGGTATTTTGACAATTTTCTGTATATTGCTATTACTAACAGGAGTAAATAAATTTTCATAATACAAAAAAGAAGATAAAATAAAAAATATTACAATAATTATTAATAATCTACTCCCCTTTTTTCTTTTGTTTTTTACATTTATCATAAAATTCTCTCCTAAAATACATTTATTCTACAAAGATTATATAATTTTAAACAAAGAAAAACAAGCAAGCAATTGCTCACTTGTTCGTAGAATTTACGTTAACGACCTCCGTTATAATCTTTGTTATATCATCCATTATCTTCGAGAAAGTATATTCTGCATACAAATATGAACTTAAATCAGGATTCAAATTTAAAATATCATATAACTTTTTCAAAGATTCTATTTCCTGCTCATCTGGTTTTTTACCGGATAATTCTTTGACATGTATTTCCAGTTGTTTTTCCTTGAAGTCCTTTAACATTCTTTTGTTTTGTTCATTTGAATTTATTTTTTTAACAGCTTCTTTATAAGAAATATATTCCGGTAACTGTTCGATTGCCTTTTTCAACTCATATGCCTTATCATATACATTCATAATATTACCCCCATTAGATTTCCATTATTATTGGTAATATCATAGGATTCCTTTTGGTTTTTTCGTATAATAAACTACTTAAACAATCTTTTATCATTGTTTTTATTGAAGTCCACTCACATATATCATCTTTTTCGCATTGACTCAATGTCTTTCTAACAAGGTTTTTTGCTTCTTCAATCAAATCTTCTGATTCTCTGACATAAACAAAACCACGTGATATAATATCAGGTCCTGCTATTATGCTTCTTTTTTCTTTCGAAATTGTAACTACAACTACAAACAATCCATCCTGTGATAGATGTTTTCTATCTCTTAATACAATATTTCCAACATCTCCTACTCCCAGTCCATCCACTAGAACCTTACCTGCTGTTACTGTACCGGTAATTCTTCCAGAACTTTTTGTAAATTCAAGAACTGTACCATTATCAGCAATAAAAATATTTTTTGGATCCATGCCAAGACTTTCAGCAAGATGTGCATGCTGTTTTAAATGTCGATATTCTCCATGTACGGGAATAAAAAACCTCGGTTTAATTAGTGTGTGAAGTAATTTTATTTCTTCTTGGCAAGCATGACCCGATACATGAACATCTGCTAATGTATCATAAATAACTTCTGCTCCTTTTTTAAATAATTGATTTATTACTCTGGAAATAAACTTTTCATTTCCTGGGATTGCTGATGCTGAAATAATTACAGTATCACCGGGAACAATTTCCACCTTTTTGTGTTCCGATGATGCCATACGCGTAAGTGCAGACATGGGCTCGCCTTGACTTCCTGTCGTTATTATAACAACTTTATCAAAGGAAAGCTTATTTGCTTCATCAAGGTCTATTAATATATCAGCAGGTATATCTAAATAACCCAGTTCCTTTGCAACATTAACAACATTTATCATACTTCTTCCGGAAATGGCAACTTTGCGTCCAAACTTATGTGCAGAATCAATTATTTGCTGGACTCTGTGTATATTTGATGCAAATGTTGCAACAATAATCCTTTGTTCCGCTTTTCTAAAAAGATTGTCAAAGGTTTCTCCTACTGTCCTTTCAGACATTGTATAACCGGGTCTTTCAATATTTGTACTATCACATAACATTACCAAAACTCCTTGTGCTCCAAGTTCTGCAAACCTGTGAAAGTCAGCAACCTCTCCGGCAATCGGTGTATAATCAATTTTAAAGTCCCCAGAATGAAATATTACTCCCACCGGTGTGTGAATTGCCAGTGCAACTGAATCTGCTATGCTATGTGTTGTTCTTATGAATTCTATTTTGAATTGCCCTATCTTAACTGTTTCTTTTGGTTTTACAGTTATTAATTTGCTATCCCTTAATAAACCGTACTCTTTTAATTTATTCTCAACAAGACCCAAGGTTAAACGTGTTCCATATATAGGTAAATTTAACTGTTTTAAAACATATGGAAGTGCTCCTATGTGATCTTCATGTCCATGTGTCAAAACAATAGCTTTCACTTTGTCCTTATTTTTCAATAAATAGGATATATCCGGAATAACCAGATCTATTCCAAGCATCTCATCATCCGGAAAGGCAAGACCACAATCCACAACTATTATGTCGTTTCCGTATTCAAATACAGTCATATTCTTACCGATCTCGTTAAGCCCACCCAGTGGAATTATTTTCAATTTTGCTTTGTTTGTCAAATACATATCTCCCTTCAGGTTTATATTTGTAATATTATTTTGTCCAATATAATATAGATCAAAAACAGCTTTACCCGTACAACACACTAATTAATTTCATTATACTTTATTTATTTAATTAGTTCAAGTAAATTTATATAAAACCCCGTCACTTGTGACGGGTAGTAGTCAAAGAAAACTGAAAAAGCCTGCTTTTACTGGCAAGCTTTTTCAATGATTTATTCTGCATTTACTGCAGTAACCGAAAAATTTCACATTATGGTCAATAATCTGAAAGTGTTTTGTTTTTTCAATAATTTCCTCAAGATTTTCCAATAAGTCTCCTTCCATTTCTATCACATTTCCACATTTAAGGCATATTAAATGATGATGTTGATGATTTTCATCATGATGCAACTCATATCTGCTTCTACCGTCATCAAAATTCACTTTAAAGATGATTCCAAGGTCATCAAAAAGCTGAAGGGTTCTATAAACAGTTGCAAGTCCTATGTCTGGATATTTTTTCTTGACAAGGTCATATATTTCCTCCGGAGATAAATGCTTCCCTTGGTTTTCCATAATAACATCAAGTATTACACGTCTTTGTGTTGTAAGTTTAAATCCCTTTTGCCTTAAACTATTTTTAAGATTGTCTATATTATTCATTTTTCCCCCACCTTGATTTGATTCACTTTTATTAGTTTATGCTTTACATTCTCAATTGTCAATAAAAAATAAAAATACTGTTTAAAACTTATTAAACAATATTTTATAAGTCTATGTTTAAAAGGATAAATTTTATTTTTAATTTGTATTATCTTTATTAAAAAAGATATACCATTTGGTATATCTTAATTTTCATGATTATGACTGCAATTACATCCTTTTTCATCATTGCAATTACATTCATTATTATCGCAGTCTTCACCATATTCCTCCATAAGCTCATTATATGCTTCAACCACATCATTAAATTCATCTTCATCTTCTATTCCAACAAATAAGTCTTCTCCGTTTTCATCCTGCTCAACTTTTAAAATATAAGCATCATCACTATTATCGTCAATCGGTGCAACAACCGCATATTTGTTATCGTCCAGTTCAAATGATGCAATAAGTTCAAAATTTACCTCATTTCCCTCGTCATCAACCAATTGAATTATTTCATTATCCAAAAAAATCACCTCTTCTGTTAAGATAGTCTAATTGTATAATACAATTTTTTTCCTGTCAAGCAAAGTTAATTCTTTCTTTTTGAATCAAGATAACTTTGAAGTATTAGCGTTGCAGCTACTTTATCAATGAGTAATTTTCTTTTTGAACGCCTTACATCTGCTTTTTCTATCAACATCCTGTTTGCTTCAACAGTTGTAAGTCTTTCATCCCATAAAAAAATCGGTAAACTTATTTCTTTTTTAAGATTTTCAACGAATCTAATGACCTTCTCTCCTTGAGGTCCTATCGAACCATTCATGTTTTTAGGAAATCCCACAACAATTTCTTCAACCATAAAATTTTCGACGATCTTTTTTATTTCTTCTATATCTTCATTTTCTACCGTTCTCCTTATTGTTTTCATTCCCTGTGCAATAAGACCTGATGGATCACTAAAAGCAATACCAATTGTTTTATCGCCTAAATCTAATCCTATTATGCGCAATATTTATCTCCCCATTCAACAACTATAATATCCACCTCACAGCAATTATGTGAGGTGGATATTTATTTCTCTAAATAATTTTTCACGAGTTCTTCGATTAATTCATCTCTTTCAATCTTTCTAATAAGGTTTCTCGCATTTTCATGGCTTGTTATATATGTTGGGTCACCTGATAATAGATAGCCAACTATCTGATTAATAGGGTTATAACCCTTCTCAGAAAGAGCATTATACACCTTTAGCAATATTTCCTTAGCTTTGTTTTTTTCATTTTCCACATGGTATCTCATCGTTTCATTATTTTTATCAACCATTTTATATCACTCCTAAGGTAAATTACCTATTATTTAATATCTTTTTATTTTATAATATATTAAATAATGGAAATAATCAAGCTTTTATTTGATTTGCTTTTTTAGGATATTATAAGCTTCTTGTAATGCATAATCAACTTTATCGGCATCTTTGCCT
This is a stretch of genomic DNA from Aceticella autotrophica. It encodes these proteins:
- the ruvX gene encoding Holliday junction resolvase RuvX, which gives rise to MRIIGLDLGDKTIGIAFSDPSGLIAQGMKTIRRTVENEDIEEIKKIVENFMVEEIVVGFPKNMNGSIGPQGEKVIRFVENLKKEISLPIFLWDERLTTVEANRMLIEKADVRRSKRKLLIDKVAATLILQSYLDSKRKN
- a CDS encoding IreB family regulatory phosphoprotein translates to MVDKNNETMRYHVENEKNKAKEILLKVYNALSEKGYNPINQIVGYLLSGDPTYITSHENARNLIRKIERDELIEELVKNYLEK
- a CDS encoding O-methyltransferase, whose protein sequence is MNEIEMKHLRPYRNKELLKEIEFYAETNYIPIIKPEVANFLNIIIKIKKPLNILEIGTAIGYSAIIMLNSYKNAKLLTIEKDIDRAEMARNNFKRASLLDRVELILGDAIEVLPNLNKKYDVIFIDASKGHYEEFFNECLRILNKDGLLICDNILYKGYIEGEMSVKHKRRTIVYRMRNFIDTLVNKSELTTSIIPIGDGLSLSIKEGCKVEIKNINCNKNKRA
- a CDS encoding YlbF family regulator; this translates as MNVYDKAYELKKAIEQLPEYISYKEAVKKINSNEQNKRMLKDFKEKQLEIHVKELSGKKPDEQEIESLKKLYDILNLNPDLSSYLYAEYTFSKIMDDITKIITEVVNVNSTNK
- a CDS encoding IS110 family transposase, which gives rise to MALKIVYKICCGIDVHKTFVVACIASTNKQGITTYKSHLFSTYTKGLKELLQWLLDNNCKDVCMESTGKYWIPVYNVLEKDCSIVLAHPKYVKAIRGKKTDKKDAKWIADLFKHDLVAGSFMPPADIRQLRDLMRYRYKLTCFMSSEKNRLQNCLTVSNIQLGNVVSDTFGKSSKRIIDKILENPLDTSFDIQPLIHGSMKNKISELELAVDGYITPEQAGKLKVIKRHLEDLDARKAELEKLILALASPYQQELDLILTAPSFKNPFSAITVISEIGVNMEAFPSAKHLCSWAGLAPTNNESAGKKKSVRVSKAGCYIKPLLVQCANSVVKSEKHPEIRNRYLRIKKRRGHKKAIIAIARMLLTALYNMLKKKETYNAELYKKSDAFPAKREITVEQAILLAQLQGYKIKPAI
- a CDS encoding DUF1292 domain-containing protein produces the protein MDNEIIQLVDDEGNEVNFELIASFELDDNKYAVVAPIDDNSDDAYILKVEQDENGEDLFVGIEDEDEFNDVVEAYNELMEEYGEDCDNNECNCNDEKGCNCSHNHEN
- a CDS encoding peptidase U32 family protein, whose protein sequence is MIELLSPVGDLERLKIAVNYGADAVYFGGKSYGLRAAVGLSLDEIKYAVDYVKKHSKKAYITINIFPHNEDLKGLAEYIEEINDIGIDAVILSDPGVFSIVREIAPKMEIHISTQANNVNYKSALFWHKLGAKRIVLARELSLEEIKEIRDKTPPSLELEAFVHGAMCISYSGRCLLSNYLTGRDANKGECSHPCRWKYYLVEEKRPGEYMEITEDNRGTYIMNSKDLCMLKYIPEIIKSGVTSLKIEGRNKSSYYIAVVTKAYRKAIDDYLEKDGSYVFDEMLMDEITKISNRGFTTGFYFGKPTTKDYNYATSSYIRNYNFVGLVLDYDEKSGIATIEQRNRVFKGDTVEIIGPDEQFEQIIENMQDANENEIEVAPHPQMIIKIPVKKPVKKYYMLRKKIN
- a CDS encoding ribonuclease J translates to MYLTNKAKLKIIPLGGLNEIGKNMTVFEYGNDIIVVDCGLAFPDDEMLGIDLVIPDISYLLKNKDKVKAIVLTHGHEDHIGALPYVLKQLNLPIYGTRLTLGLVENKLKEYGLLRDSKLITVKPKETVKIGQFKIEFIRTTHSIADSVALAIHTPVGVIFHSGDFKIDYTPIAGEVADFHRFAELGAQGVLVMLCDSTNIERPGYTMSERTVGETFDNLFRKAEQRIIVATFASNIHRVQQIIDSAHKFGRKVAISGRSMINVVNVAKELGYLDIPADILIDLDEANKLSFDKVVIITTGSQGEPMSALTRMASSEHKKVEIVPGDTVIISASAIPGNEKFISRVINQLFKKGAEVIYDTLADVHVSGHACQEEIKLLHTLIKPRFFIPVHGEYRHLKQHAHLAESLGMDPKNIFIADNGTVLEFTKSSGRITGTVTAGKVLVDGLGVGDVGNIVLRDRKHLSQDGLFVVVVTISKEKRSIIAGPDIISRGFVYVRESEDLIEEAKNLVRKTLSQCEKDDICEWTSIKTMIKDCLSSLLYEKTKRNPMILPIIMEI
- the mltG gene encoding endolytic transglycosylase MltG, which encodes MINVKNKRKKGSRLLIIIVIFFILSSFLYYENLFTPVSNSNIQKIVKIPDGYTTQDIAKVLYSEGLIKNKSFFILRVKANNCENKIKAGKYLLSTNMTTDEIINKLKSGKSQIDTIKFTIPEGFTVEDIANRLSDMGLANKDKFMWEAQNGVFNYDFLKNIPQNRPNRLEGYLFPDTYEISIGTNEHDIIKLMLSRFDNIYQKYIRNNSANIGMNPDQVVIVASMIEKEAKVEKDRPLIAGIIYNRLKKNMKLQIDATVQYALGVHKDKLSYKDLEIKSPYNTYTNFGLPVGPISNPGLKSIEAALYPKHNDYYYYFAKNDGTHVFSQTYRQHLEEQKKTGNH
- a CDS encoding Fur family transcriptional regulator; its protein translation is MNNIDNLKNSLRQKGFKLTTQRRVILDVIMENQGKHLSPEEIYDLVKKKYPDIGLATVYRTLQLFDDLGIIFKVNFDDGRSRYELHHDENHQHHHLICLKCGNVIEMEGDLLENLEEIIEKTKHFQIIDHNVKFFGYCSKCRINH